One segment of Meriones unguiculatus strain TT.TT164.6M chromosome 3, Bangor_MerUng_6.1, whole genome shotgun sequence DNA contains the following:
- the LOC110542282 gene encoding LOW QUALITY PROTEIN: PRAME family member 8-like (The sequence of the model RefSeq protein was modified relative to this genomic sequence to represent the inferred CDS: inserted 1 base in 1 codon; deleted 1 base in 1 codon), with protein sequence MSAQTPPTLLKLARHALLRDETLDMSALDILPMELFPALFKEALTGRHTTTMKAMVAAWPFPCLPVGALMKTPDLKTSQAVLAGVDMWLQRKFHPRRGKLQVLELRKKHHEFWSIWAGAEDGDCSAETTDEQQVVKVLPRYALRRCLKMVADLYLKPRVDEEQTCFLQWAQQRKDSIQFCCPEMTIWDQPVHLIKEVLKVFHPEHIREFELNTDWNVFMLAQFAPCLGQMRKLHKLLLAPVSKNVFKIGNRTTDREDKCINKFISQFSRFNCLQYLSLKSIYFLRDRINQVLRSLMTTLETLSITTYCDISQADLNYFSECPKLFQLKHLVMNGMHLKALDLMPLRXVLENVADTLQSLDLKACRMKDSQLTVLIPALSKCSQLVKVSFFDNDFSMSIQRELLQHTANLSKMNVEQYPAPIECYDEFGYVSIERFVQVCVEQIDRLRAIRQPKCISFATVMCPRCGERCVYGKEFRPCHCQRS encoded by the exons ATGAGTGCTCAGACTCCACCCACACTCTTGAAGCTGGCAAGGCATGCTCTGCTGAGAGATGAGACCTTGGACATGTCAGCTCTGGACATACTGCCCATGGAGCTCTTCCCAGCACTGTTCAAGGAGGCCTTGACTGGCAGACACACTACAACTATGAAGGCAATGGtggcagcctggcctttcccctgtctccctgtggggGCATTAATGAAGACTCCTGACTTGAAAACCTCCCAGGCAGTTCTAGCAGGAGTAGACATGTGGCTGCAAAGAAAGTTTCACCCCAG GAGGGGAAAACTTCAGGTTCttgagctgaggaagaagcatCATGAATTCTGGAGCATATGGGCTGGTGCAGAGGATGGTGACTGCTcagcagagaccacagatgaGCAGCAAGTAGTGAAGGTCCTTCCTAGATATGCACTGAGGCGGTGCCTGAAGATGGTAGCTGACCTTTACCTCAAGCCGCGTGTAGATGAAGAACAAACATGCTTCTTGCAGTGGGCCCAGCAGAGAAAGGACTCCATCCAGTTCTGCTGTCCAGAAATGACCATCTGGGATCAGCCTGTCCATCTTATCAAGGAGGTCCTAAAGGTTTTTCATCCAGAGCACATTCGGGAATTTGAACTGAACACAGATTGGAATGTGTTTATGCTGGCACAGTTTGCTCCCTGCCTGGGCCAGATGAGAAAACTTCACAAACTCTTACTGGCACCTGTCTCCAAGAATGTCTTCAAGATTGGCAACAGGACAACAGACAGGGAAGACAAGTGTATCAACAAGTTCATTTCTCAGTTCTCCAGATTCAACTGTCTCCAATACCTCTCCTTAAAGAGCATCTACTTTCTCAGAGACCGCATCAATCAAGTCCTCAG GTCCCTGATGACCACATTGGAGACCCTGTCCATTACT ACTTACTGTGACATTTCACAAGCAGACCTGAATTACTTCTCTGAGTGTCCGAAGCTCTTTCAGCTGAAACATCTGGTTATGAATGGTATGCACTTAAAGGCTTTGGATCTTATGCCTCTCC GTGTCCTAGAAAATGTGGCAGACACTTTGCAGTCCCTTGACTTGAAGGCTTGTAGGATGAAGGACTCTCAGCTCACTGTGCTCATACCTGCCCTCAGCAAGTGCTCCCAGCTGGTCAAGGTCAGTTTCTTTGACAATGACTTCTCCATGTCCATCCAGAGGGAACTTTTGCAGCACACAGCCAACTTGAGCAAGATGAATGTGGAACAGTACCCTGCCCCTATTGAGTGCTATGATGAGTTTGGTTATGTCTCCATAGAGAGATTTGTCCAAGTCTGTGTTGAGCAAATAGATAGACTCAGGGCCATAAGGCAGCCCAAGTGCATCTCCTTTGCTACAGTTATGTGTCCTAGATGTGGAGAGCGCTGTGTTTACGGCAAGGAATTCAGACCCTGTCATTGCCAGAGGAGTTAG